A stretch of Lutra lutra chromosome 9, mLutLut1.2, whole genome shotgun sequence DNA encodes these proteins:
- the LOC125108190 gene encoding signal-regulatory protein delta-like isoform X1, whose protein sequence is MMPVPASRSCPPLPSLLLTLLLKFTGTSDQEFQVTQPESSVSVRAGEILTLGCNVSARSPAGPVLWFRENGQERKLIYNFNGGKFPRVTQVENTEFNQTDYSIRISNVSPKDVGTYYCVKLTIAHPDMSYVSGSGTVVSVNGTTHEIFQVQQAEMTQTVSVGETITLSCSVPDSFPKGPVLWFKGNGPNRELIYNFKEGFFPRVKEIGHPTKVGNTDFSIHISEISLADAGTYYCVKFKEGKPNMEFQSGPGTKVFVTSNKFAPGAPEKHLMTMRGTKLRKNLL, encoded by the exons ATGATGCCTGTCCCTGCCTCCCGATCCTGCCCACCACTGCCATCCCTGCTGCTGACTCTGCTACTGAAATTCACAG GAACTTCGGATCAAGAATTCCAGGTGACCCAGCCTGAGAGTTCAGTTTCAGTCAGAGCTGGAGAGATCTTGACACTGGGCTGCAACGTGTCTGCTCGTTCCCCAGCAGGGCCTGTCTTGTGGTTCAGGGAGAATGGGCAAGAACGAAAGTTAATTTACAATTTCAACGGAGGCAAATTCCCCCGAGTAACCCAAGTGGAAAACACAGAGTTCAACCAGACAGACTATTCCATCCGCATCAGTAACGTGTCGCCCAAAGATGTGGGCACCTATTACTGTGTGAAACTAACCATAGCGCACCCTGACATGTCGTATGTATCTGGTTCAGGCACCGTTGTATCTGTGAATG GAACCACACATGAGATATTCCAGGTGCAACAAGCTGAGATGACACAGACTGTATCAGTTGGAGAGACAATCACCTTGAGTTGCAGTGTACCAGATTCATTCCCAAAAGGACCCGTCTTATGGTTCAAGGGAAATGGGCCAAACCGGGAATTAATCTACAATTTCAAAGAAGGTTTCTTTCCCAGAGTAAAAGAAATTGGACACCCCACCAAAGTTGGCAACACAGACTTTTCCATCCACATCAGTGAAATCTCTCTTGCAGACGCCGGCACTTACTACTGCGTGAAGTTCAAGGAGGGGAAACCTAACATGGAGTTCCAGTCAGGTCCGGGCACCAAGGTGTTTGTGACTA GCAATAAGTTTGCCCCAGGTGCTCCAGAGAAACATCTAATGACCATGAGGGGAACCAAGCTGAGGAAAAATCTGCTGTAG
- the LOC125108190 gene encoding signal-regulatory protein delta-like isoform X3: MMPVPASRSCPPLPSLLLTLLLKFTGTSDQEFQVTQPESSVSVRAGEILTLGCNVSARSPAGPVLWFRENGQERKLIYNFNGGKFPRVTQVENTEFNQTDYSIRISNVSPKDVGTYYCVKLTIAHPDMSYVSGSGTVVSVNGTTHEIFQVQQAEMTQTVSVGETITLSCSVPDSFPKGPVLWFKGNGPNRELIYNFKEGFFPRVKEIGHPTKVGNTDFSIHISEISLADAGTYYCVKFKEGKPNMEFQSGPGTKVFVTKAETVKTP, translated from the exons ATGATGCCTGTCCCTGCCTCCCGATCCTGCCCACCACTGCCATCCCTGCTGCTGACTCTGCTACTGAAATTCACAG GAACTTCGGATCAAGAATTCCAGGTGACCCAGCCTGAGAGTTCAGTTTCAGTCAGAGCTGGAGAGATCTTGACACTGGGCTGCAACGTGTCTGCTCGTTCCCCAGCAGGGCCTGTCTTGTGGTTCAGGGAGAATGGGCAAGAACGAAAGTTAATTTACAATTTCAACGGAGGCAAATTCCCCCGAGTAACCCAAGTGGAAAACACAGAGTTCAACCAGACAGACTATTCCATCCGCATCAGTAACGTGTCGCCCAAAGATGTGGGCACCTATTACTGTGTGAAACTAACCATAGCGCACCCTGACATGTCGTATGTATCTGGTTCAGGCACCGTTGTATCTGTGAATG GAACCACACATGAGATATTCCAGGTGCAACAAGCTGAGATGACACAGACTGTATCAGTTGGAGAGACAATCACCTTGAGTTGCAGTGTACCAGATTCATTCCCAAAAGGACCCGTCTTATGGTTCAAGGGAAATGGGCCAAACCGGGAATTAATCTACAATTTCAAAGAAGGTTTCTTTCCCAGAGTAAAAGAAATTGGACACCCCACCAAAGTTGGCAACACAGACTTTTCCATCCACATCAGTGAAATCTCTCTTGCAGACGCCGGCACTTACTACTGCGTGAAGTTCAAGGAGGGGAAACCTAACATGGAGTTCCAGTCAGGTCCGGGCACCAAGGTGTTTGTGACTA AAGCAGAAACTGTGAAAACCCCATAG
- the LOC125108190 gene encoding signal-regulatory protein delta-like isoform X4 — protein MMPVPASRSCPPLPSLLLTLLLKFTGTSDQEFQVTQPESSVSVRAGEILTLGCNVSARSPAGPVLWFRENGQERKLIYNFNGGKFPRVTQVENTEFNQTDYSIRISNVSPKDVGTYYCVKLTIAHPDMSYVSGSGTVVSVNGTTHEIFQVQQAEMTQTVSVGETITLSCSVPDSFPKGPVLWFKGNGPNRELIYNFKEDAGTYYCVKFKEGKPNMEFQSGPGTKVFVTSNKFAPGAPEKHLMTMRGTKLRKNLL, from the exons ATGATGCCTGTCCCTGCCTCCCGATCCTGCCCACCACTGCCATCCCTGCTGCTGACTCTGCTACTGAAATTCACAG GAACTTCGGATCAAGAATTCCAGGTGACCCAGCCTGAGAGTTCAGTTTCAGTCAGAGCTGGAGAGATCTTGACACTGGGCTGCAACGTGTCTGCTCGTTCCCCAGCAGGGCCTGTCTTGTGGTTCAGGGAGAATGGGCAAGAACGAAAGTTAATTTACAATTTCAACGGAGGCAAATTCCCCCGAGTAACCCAAGTGGAAAACACAGAGTTCAACCAGACAGACTATTCCATCCGCATCAGTAACGTGTCGCCCAAAGATGTGGGCACCTATTACTGTGTGAAACTAACCATAGCGCACCCTGACATGTCGTATGTATCTGGTTCAGGCACCGTTGTATCTGTGAATG GAACCACACATGAGATATTCCAGGTGCAACAAGCTGAGATGACACAGACTGTATCAGTTGGAGAGACAATCACCTTGAGTTGCAGTGTACCAGATTCATTCCCAAAAGGACCCGTCTTATGGTTCAAGGGAAATGGGCCAAACCGGGAATTAATCTACAATTTCAAAGAAG ACGCCGGCACTTACTACTGCGTGAAGTTCAAGGAGGGGAAACCTAACATGGAGTTCCAGTCAGGTCCGGGCACCAAGGTGTTTGTGACTA GCAATAAGTTTGCCCCAGGTGCTCCAGAGAAACATCTAATGACCATGAGGGGAACCAAGCTGAGGAAAAATCTGCTGTAG
- the LOC125108190 gene encoding signal-regulatory protein delta-like isoform X2 translates to MMPVPASRSCPPLPSLLLTLLLKFTGTSDQEFQVTQPESSVSVRAGEILTLGCNVSARSPAGPVLWFRENGQERKLIYNFNGGKFPRVTQVENTEFNQTDYSIRISNVSPKDVGTYYCVKLTIAHPDMSYVSGSGTVVSVNGTTHEIFQVQQAEMTQTVSVGETITLSCSVPDSFPKGPVLWFKGNGPNRELIYNFKEGFFPRVKEIGHPTKVGNTDFSIHISEISLADAGTYYCVKFKEGKPNMEFQSGNKFAPGAPEKHLMTMRGTKLRKNLL, encoded by the exons ATGATGCCTGTCCCTGCCTCCCGATCCTGCCCACCACTGCCATCCCTGCTGCTGACTCTGCTACTGAAATTCACAG GAACTTCGGATCAAGAATTCCAGGTGACCCAGCCTGAGAGTTCAGTTTCAGTCAGAGCTGGAGAGATCTTGACACTGGGCTGCAACGTGTCTGCTCGTTCCCCAGCAGGGCCTGTCTTGTGGTTCAGGGAGAATGGGCAAGAACGAAAGTTAATTTACAATTTCAACGGAGGCAAATTCCCCCGAGTAACCCAAGTGGAAAACACAGAGTTCAACCAGACAGACTATTCCATCCGCATCAGTAACGTGTCGCCCAAAGATGTGGGCACCTATTACTGTGTGAAACTAACCATAGCGCACCCTGACATGTCGTATGTATCTGGTTCAGGCACCGTTGTATCTGTGAATG GAACCACACATGAGATATTCCAGGTGCAACAAGCTGAGATGACACAGACTGTATCAGTTGGAGAGACAATCACCTTGAGTTGCAGTGTACCAGATTCATTCCCAAAAGGACCCGTCTTATGGTTCAAGGGAAATGGGCCAAACCGGGAATTAATCTACAATTTCAAAGAAGGTTTCTTTCCCAGAGTAAAAGAAATTGGACACCCCACCAAAGTTGGCAACACAGACTTTTCCATCCACATCAGTGAAATCTCTCTTGCAGACGCCGGCACTTACTACTGCGTGAAGTTCAAGGAGGGGAAACCTAACATGGAGTTCCAGTCAG GCAATAAGTTTGCCCCAGGTGCTCCAGAGAAACATCTAATGACCATGAGGGGAACCAAGCTGAGGAAAAATCTGCTGTAG